Part of the Bacteroidia bacterium genome is shown below.
AAAACTGGTAACCTATTCCTGTGCCATTATCGCTGTAAAATGTCGCTGCCGTAGTACGATTAAGAAATGCAGGAAGGTCTTGTCCATAATGGACTTGTTCTATCTGTTTTTGAGTGATAACTTGTTGAGTGAAGGGAGCTTTTTCATCTGCGCGGATACCTTCTACTACTACTTCCTCTTTCATGATGTTGAGAGGATTGAGTAGAAAGTTGGCTACTACGTTTTCGTTTTTGATAACTACGGTTTGTTTAGTAGTTTGGTAACCTAACATTTGCACTTGTACGGTGTATGTACCTGGATCAAGGTTGTACAGACCGTACTGTCCTTTTTCGTCGGTGGTAGTACTTTCTTCTGTTTCAAGGATGGAAACCACCGCACCTGCTACAGGCTGTTGATTTTCTGCATCTTGTACAATGCCTGTAATAGAAAAGGTAATCAAATTAAGGATTAAACCGAGAATATACATAACGCTTTGAGATTAAATAAATGAAGGTGGCTTAAAAGATGCCTGTATATTCTCGTATGACGCTTTCCCTTCGCAAGTATTATCTTGGTCAGGTAGTGAGGGTATACTCTCAGCCTGCGTATGCAAGATACACAAGCACCCCTAAGCCGATTGCAAAAGTACAAACAAAAATGGAATAAAAAAGTTTTATTTGATTTTTTTGGGCGTGCTCTTGCCCACACTTCGCTTACGCTTGTGTGGGCAAGGTCGGCGTGCTACGGGCTACGTGCGGAATGCCCCGACCCTTGCGCAGCAAGGGGCACGCCCAAAAAATAAAATTATCTTTTAGACCTATTTAAGTAAAAGTTTATCAATTTTGGTTATGTAGATTTTGCGTTACTTTTGTGTCATGGAAAATATTCAAGTTTTGGCAGCTATTGATTTAGGTACAAATACTTTTAACCTCACTTTTGCCGAAATTAAAAGTAAAGATGAAGTCCAAATTAAAGAAAAGTATAAAGAAATGGTACGATTGGGGCAGGGTGGGATTGGTCAAGGACAAATAGCTCCCGAAGCTTTTGAAAGAGGATTATGTGCGATAAAAAAATTCAAAAAAATTATAGATGCAAGAGGTACAAATAAAGTAATCGCTATGGCGACTTCAGCGATTCGAAGTGCCAAAAATGGAAAAGAATTTATCAAAACTGTCAAAGAACAAACAGGTATAGATATCCAAGTTATCAACGGAAATGAAGAAGCCGCCCTCATTTATCAAGGTATAAAACATGCTGTTCATCTAGATAACGAGGAGGTTTTAATGATAGATATCGGTGGGGGAAGTGTAGAATTTATCGTAGGCAACGCCAATAGTGCTAAACTGATACGGAGCATAAATGTAGGTGCCCAACGTTTATTAGATGCTTTTGTAAAATCTGATCCAATTACAGAAAATGATCTTGCCCAACTTAGAAGCCACCTCAAAAATGAACTTGAAAAGCTTCTGCAAGAAATCCAAGAATTTGAGGTAAAGACTATTGTAGGTTCGTCAGGTTCTTTTGAAGCAATAGGACAAATTATTGCCCACAAACAAAAAAAAGATATTACAACCATCAATGAGTTTTCTTTCACGCCCCAAGACTTTAAGTCTGTTTTTCATCAAATTGTCAATTCAAATGTACACCAGCGCTTGCAAATACCTGGCATGGATAAGCAACGCGTAGATATGATTGTACCTGGTTGTATTCTTATAGATTTTGTACTTTCTTATTTACCTACGGTTAAGATACTTAAAGTGTCGCACTATGCGCTAAAAGAAGGAATAATTTACAATTACGTAGAGGAACATGCTGCCCAACTTTTAGAGATTCATACACAGCTTGAGCAAAATATTCGTACAAAAAGCGTAAAAATGCTAAGCAAAAGGTTTGGGGCACATCAACAACATGCTTTACAGGTAAGTCATTTAGCTACTAACTTATTTAATGCACTTTTACCTTTACATCAGTATTCACATAAAGAATCTGAACTACTTAAATATGCTGCTCTATTACACGAAGTTGGGATGTTTATAAACCGAAGCGGCTATCATAAACATGGACAGTATATTATTCTTCATTCAGGTTTAGCAGGATTCAATAGTGATGAAATTGTTTGGCTAAGTAATATTGTTCGCTACCACAGAAAAAGCCTACCTTCTTTAGAGCATTTACATTACAATGTATTATCTCCCGCTGAAAGAGATAAGGTTAATCGGCTATCGGCTATATTACGAATTGCAGTAGGGCTAGACTATGCCCGTAGGCATGTTGTAAAGTCTGTTTCAGCAGAGATTAAAAAAGATAAAGTGATACTTTACGTACATGCTGATGAGGTTCCTGATGTAGAAATAGATTTTATACGACAGAACGCATTAGAACACTTTAAGTTTGCTTTTGGTTTAGAACTTAAAGTAGAGCATCAAATAAAAAAGAATTCGTAGTTGTATGGATGAGCATGAAAGAATAACTATTATTGGTGCAGGACCTGCGGGTGCTACGGCTGCACTTACCTTAGCTAAACTTGGTATTCCATGTACCTTGTTCGATAAGGCTATTTTTCCAAGGGATAAAATTTGTGGCGATGCTATTAGCGGTAAGGTTTTAGAAGTTATTCGCAAAATTGAACCTGCTTGGATAAATGAACTACAAGCCCAACCTTATGCTTTAACCACATGGGGAATTAGCTTTATATCTCCGGACGGTCATAGAGTAGATTTACCTTTTCAAAAACAACCTCAACCTGATAAGCCACCAGGATTTGTTATTCGCAGAAAGGATTTTGATAATTTTTTAATTGAAAAGATCAAAAAAGAACCTCTTATTCGTTTTCATGAAGGTACAGAGGTTAAAATTGCTCGCTATAGACCTGACAGCATCATGATTGAAACCGATGGCAAGGAAAAACTTATTTACTATACCAAAGTTATTTTAGGTGCTGACGGGGCAAATTCTATCATAGCTTCTCGGTTTGGAAAATATGAATTAGACCCTAAGCACCACTGTGCGGGGGTAAGGGCTTATTTTAAGAATGTACAAGGTATTCATTCACAAAATTTTATTGAGCTACACTACTTAAAATCTCTTTTACCTGGCTACTTTTGGATATTTCCTCTGACAGAAAATACAGTTAATGTAGGCATAGGCATGCGCAGCGACTATATTAGCAAGTATCGTGTAAATTTGCGCCAAAAAGTTTTGGATTGCATTGAAAATGAACCTGAACTTCGCAAAAGATTCACACATGCAAAATTGGAAGGTAAGATTACAGGATGGAACTTGCCGTTAGGTTCAAAATTAAGAAGATTATCAGGGCATAGGTACTTACTTTTGGGCGATGCAGGCGCATTGATAGATCCTTTTACAGGCGAGGGCATAGGCAATGCTATGTATTCAGGTTACTTAGCAGCTTTAACCTTACGGCATTGTTTAGACCATAAATTAGACTTTTCAGAAGAAGTTTTACTAGGCTATGACACAGCTATTACACAAAGACTAAAAGCAGAACTAGAAATCAGTACTACTTTACAGCGTTTGGTACAGTATCCTTGGTTATTCAATTGGATAGTAAAAAAAGCAAGCCGTTCAAAAGGCTTGCAAGAAACACTTGTTTGCATGTTTGAGGATGTTAGTATGCGTAACTATTTCAAAAGTCCTCTGTTTTATCTTAAAGTTCTGTTCAATTTTTAGCAATATAAAGTTTTTACAAGTATTAACGTCTATTCTTCTACTTTTGCAAGGGCTACAATAGATCTTGCAATTTCAAAAACAAAAAAATCATCAAGAGCTTCTTCATCTTCTAATTTGAAATACTCAATGAGCGCTTTTCTGTCTTCTTCTTTAAGGTTATCCACAAAAATATAGCCTAATTCACCAATAGTTTTAGCCCCTGTGTGCTTAGTGATCACTTCGGCGGAAGCCTTTCCTATACCCTGAATAGCTTCTATAGGAGCACTAAGCAAATCATTAAATCGTTTGTTTTCATATTCTTTGTCTAATGCTGCAGCTATGTTAATTCTTTCGTACTTAGCCAATTCGCAAATAGCGCGAGCAATGCCTACAAAAGGTTTTGCAATCAGTTCTGCACGATTAGAAACCCCAAATGCTTGACATACAGCTTGTAACTTATCAGCAGGCAAACGGCGTAGTTTAAGGTTGAAATACCGCATAGTTTCGATGTTGCGAATGCCCATGATTTCATCAAGAACTCTGGCCGCGCTAGGTCCGATGCCTTCTAAAGCAGATACAGGGGCATTTAGTAACGCATTGAGCGTATAATGCTCATATTTTGTATCAACAGCTTTTTTAATATTCATAGACTTGAGTTTTGAAGTTTGCTACAAAAGTATGGAAGTGCTTGTAAAATTCAAAAAGGAATTTATGAATTTTATTTAGAAATACCGCTGGAATTTTTGGTCTCATAAAAAAACTAATGGCTTGTGCAAACTTTGTAGGTTAGCTTAAAAAGGTCAAATTATCTATCATTCTGATGCACAATCTTGACAGGCGCTTTTTCCACAGAATTTAGAAACTTTTTGAAAACTTTGTCCCCCTGCTGTTTACTTTTATACATTTGTCGTAAAACAATGTGGTAGGCATTTAGATCGTTACGTAGCACAGCTACATGAGTTAAAGTGTTAGCTTCATTATTGTGCATACAAGCAATGTGTCCCTTAAAGAAGGGCGTTTTGAAATTTTCTATTCCATAATCTGTTTCTGGCTTATACTTTTCTACAATCTCTTTCTTTGCCGTTTCTATACTAACTTCGGAGATGCGAGGCATTACTTTGAATTCTAAAACATCTTGCTCTTCAAGTCCTACCGCTTTGAAATAAAGTGTATTTTTTTCTTTTACTATCCCACTTCCTTTGGGAATTTCAAACCCATCAGGTAATTCCATTACAAGGTTACCTACTCTTATGGGGGTAGTCAAGAAAAGAGAAAAAGTAAATACAAGAATAAACAGTCCTTTCATACCTTAATTTATTAAACTCTGCAAATTTACGCAAAAAAAACTAACAGCACAAATAATTTATATGTATTTTGTGTAAAAAAATCAAATTTTATTGTATGCAGTTCATATCAAAAAGCAAAGTAAGAAGTTATTAGAATTTATTTTTGTGTCATGTTTGCACGTTATATAGCTTTTAGAACAATTTTTCAAAGAAAAAGAAATAAAAGCAGTGTAATTCTATGGATAGGAGTTATTGGAATAGTTGTATCTGTTTGTGTGATTCAAGTGGCTATTTCCATTCATAGCGGTTTTAAAGAAGCAATTACCCAAGCTATTTTTGGGTATGAGGCCCAGCTGCAAATCGGTAGATATAACGCCCAAGAGGGAATAAGTAATGAACCTATATTTTTTTCAGACAGCTTAGTCCAAAAGTTAAAAAGCAAACATCCGAATATAGAGCGGATTAGCCATTATGTTCTACTACCTTCATTAGCACAAAGTAAAACAGACATAGAGGGTATTCTCATTAAAGGAGTAAGCAAAGAAAATCCACTTGAGTTTTTTAGGCAACACCTTGTTGAAGGCAAACTTCCCCATACAGACAGTGCTTTGCAGGTTATTATTGGTAAAACCTTAGCCCAAAAGCTCCAACTCAAATTAAATGATAAGTTAAAACTCTTTTTTTTACAGCAAAATGCTAAGGCGCGTGTAGTTAAAATAGTAGGTATCTTTCAAACTAACATGCAGAATATTGATGAAAATACAGTTATAGCATCGGTTTATCTGTTACAAAAAATCTTAGATTGGCAACCCGCTCAAACGATGGGGCTAGAAATATGGCTTAAAGATAAAAGTAGATTAGAGCAAGATAAAGACAGGATTCAAAATATTTTACATCACTTGGGGATATTAGAACAAGAAGTTTATACCATTTATCAGCTTTATCCGAATTTATTCAATTGGATTGATTTACAAGGTGGGCATGTGCGCATCATAATCGCTTTAATGCTAATAGTGGCTACTATGAACATGACTTGCACACTTTTAGTGTTGATTTTAGAGCAAACTCAAACTATTGGAATTCTCAAAGCAATGGGAGCAAAAGAGACTCAAATTAGAGGTATTTTTATTTATCAATCTGCTATGTTAATTGCTTTGGGCAGTATCGTGGGGAATGTGCTGGGTTCAATTATCGTTTTTATCCAACAGCATTACAGAGTATTGAAGCTCAACCCCGAAAGTTACTTTTTAGACTACGTACCTATGCGTTTTAGTATAACCAGTTTATTGTCTATTGATTTTGGTGTAATTGTGGTCTGTACAGCCTTTATGCTTTTTCCTGCTTTGTACAGTAAGAAAATATCTCCTATTAAAGCAATAAGAATGCAGTAGCTACCATAATAAAGATGCCCGTGCTAGTAAAGTCAGCTTATGAAAATTATTGATACGAATACGCTTTTGTAAAACTTCCTCAACACTTTTGCGCTGTATTTTTTTGAACAAAGCATAAAAATAAGTATGGGCAATTTGTACCCCTTTACGGCAAGTTTTAGGTAGCAAATCGATCCCTTTTTGAGCTTCTTGAAATTCTTGTTCTAATATCTCTTCGTAGCGCTTTTTAGTTTTTTCTGTAATTCTGCCATTTTCTAACAGCTCTTTGGGAATATAAACACGCTTCCTAATTTGCAAATCTGCTTGGATATCTCTCAAAAAATTAACTTTCTGAAAAGCAGAACCTAACTTTTTTGCGTATGGTATAAGAACCTCCCTTTCTTTTTCATCAGTTACGAACACACACAAACACATTAGTCCAACTACCTCCGCTGAACCATAAATATATACAGCTACTTCATCATCCGTATATTCATGTTTGGTCAAATCTAATTCCATGCTATGCAAAAAAGCGTCAATGTACTCTCGGGGAATGTTATAAAGATGAACCACTTCCTGAAAAGCATGCAAAATAGGATTGATTGAAAATTTTAGCCTTAGCGCCTTATCTACTTCCTTACGAAATTCTTCAAATACGGCTTTTTGGTCTTGGTGATAGAAAGTATCTACAATTTCATCAGCTAATCGCACAAATCCATAAATAGCGTATATAGGCTTGCGCAAGGAAGGATACAAAAGATGGATAGCCCTGCTAAACGAAGTGGAATACTCTTTTGTAAGTAGCTTAGCCATTTTGGCGCAGCATTGAGAATATAATGCAAGTGCGTCCATATATGTTAAAAATTATAGGTTTGCTTTTTCAATCCGTTCAGTAACTAACTTTGAGCTAATTACAACCATTGGCAGACCTGTTCCAGGCGTAGTAGATGCACCTACATAGAACACATTTTTGTAGTCTTCGTCATAGTTTTTAGGTCTAAAGCCACCTACTTGCAGCATCCCATGCGAAAGTCCTAACCCTGAACCTTTGTATAGATTGAATTTGTTTTGCCAATCTATGGGATTCATAACGTGCATTGTGTCAATGTAGTCTAAAATGTTGTCTTCTATGCGTTCCTGCAAGTCCTGAATAATATTCAAAGCAAAGCTTTCTGTATCGTTCCAATCTTTTTTATAGCGTAGGTCAGGTACAGGGCATAAGATAAATACATTTTCGCACCCCTCGGGCGCAGTAGTAGGATCAGACTTTGAGGTTACATTGACGTAGTAATAAGGCTTTTCAGGCGCGATAGTAGATTTGAATATCTTACTTGCATACTCTTTGAAGTTATCCCCCAAAAAGTAATTGTGGTGTATCAAATTTTTGAGTTTTTTTCTAACTCCAAGGTAAATAGTAAAAGGTGAAAGTGTCCAATCTAACCTATCCAACTTTGATTCTTCATATTTAGCTTTTTTGAGCACTTTTCCCCTAAAAGCAGCTGCGTCACTATTTACTACAAAAATATCTGCAGCGTATTTTTTTCCATTTTGATCTATGAAAGCGGATATTTTATTCGGCTTTCCGTTTTCGTAATCTACAATTTCTGTATTGGTAATAAATTCTACACCTCTTTGTTTGAGTATTTTTTCAATTTCACGCACGATGCTGTACATCCCGCCTTTTACTGCCCAATACCCATCATGTTTGAGCTCGGTATAATTGAGTAAAGCATAAATAGAGGGCGTTTCAAAGGGCGTAGAACCTAAAAAAAAGGCTACTAATGAAAAAATAATTTTAGTTTCTTCGTGGTCAAACGTTTTGTCTA
Proteins encoded:
- a CDS encoding ABC transporter permease, with product MFARYIAFRTIFQRKRNKSSVILWIGVIGIVVSVCVIQVAISIHSGFKEAITQAIFGYEAQLQIGRYNAQEGISNEPIFFSDSLVQKLKSKHPNIERISHYVLLPSLAQSKTDIEGILIKGVSKENPLEFFRQHLVEGKLPHTDSALQVIIGKTLAQKLQLKLNDKLKLFFLQQNAKARVVKIVGIFQTNMQNIDENTVIASVYLLQKILDWQPAQTMGLEIWLKDKSRLEQDKDRIQNILHHLGILEQEVYTIYQLYPNLFNWIDLQGGHVRIIIALMLIVATMNMTCTLLVLILEQTQTIGILKAMGAKETQIRGIFIYQSAMLIALGSIVGNVLGSIIVFIQQHYRVLKLNPESYFLDYVPMRFSITSLLSIDFGVIVVCTAFMLFPALYSKKISPIKAIRMQ
- a CDS encoding geranylgeranyl reductase family protein translates to MDEHERITIIGAGPAGATAALTLAKLGIPCTLFDKAIFPRDKICGDAISGKVLEVIRKIEPAWINELQAQPYALTTWGISFISPDGHRVDLPFQKQPQPDKPPGFVIRRKDFDNFLIEKIKKEPLIRFHEGTEVKIARYRPDSIMIETDGKEKLIYYTKVILGADGANSIIASRFGKYELDPKHHCAGVRAYFKNVQGIHSQNFIELHYLKSLLPGYFWIFPLTENTVNVGIGMRSDYISKYRVNLRQKVLDCIENEPELRKRFTHAKLEGKITGWNLPLGSKLRRLSGHRYLLLGDAGALIDPFTGEGIGNAMYSGYLAALTLRHCLDHKLDFSEEVLLGYDTAITQRLKAELEISTTLQRLVQYPWLFNWIVKKASRSKGLQETLVCMFEDVSMRNYFKSPLFYLKVLFNF
- the crtI gene encoding phytoene desaturase family protein, coding for MYIGMNYFTTKTVTRISPMKTAIVIGAGLGGLCTALRLTQKGYTVKIIEKNSTLGGRLNILQDKGYSFDVGPSFYSMSYEFDELFNSIGIKNPLQIEKLEPIYQVYFRNRKTPFKIYTDIDKLAQEFAFESNFREKIEKYLEKAAQFFHDTEKTIVKKNFNSIPHYLLGMTKVPLKHIPYLFQSMWKVLDKTFDHEETKIIFSLVAFFLGSTPFETPSIYALLNYTELKHDGYWAVKGGMYSIVREIEKILKQRGVEFITNTEIVDYENGKPNKISAFIDQNGKKYAADIFVVNSDAAAFRGKVLKKAKYEESKLDRLDWTLSPFTIYLGVRKKLKNLIHHNYFLGDNFKEYASKIFKSTIAPEKPYYYVNVTSKSDPTTAPEGCENVFILCPVPDLRYKKDWNDTESFALNIIQDLQERIEDNILDYIDTMHVMNPIDWQNKFNLYKGSGLGLSHGMLQVGGFRPKNYDEDYKNVFYVGASTTPGTGLPMVVISSKLVTERIEKANL
- a CDS encoding Ppx/GppA family phosphatase, with translation MENIQVLAAIDLGTNTFNLTFAEIKSKDEVQIKEKYKEMVRLGQGGIGQGQIAPEAFERGLCAIKKFKKIIDARGTNKVIAMATSAIRSAKNGKEFIKTVKEQTGIDIQVINGNEEAALIYQGIKHAVHLDNEEVLMIDIGGGSVEFIVGNANSAKLIRSINVGAQRLLDAFVKSDPITENDLAQLRSHLKNELEKLLQEIQEFEVKTIVGSSGSFEAIGQIIAHKQKKDITTINEFSFTPQDFKSVFHQIVNSNVHQRLQIPGMDKQRVDMIVPGCILIDFVLSYLPTVKILKVSHYALKEGIIYNYVEEHAAQLLEIHTQLEQNIRTKSVKMLSKRFGAHQQHALQVSHLATNLFNALLPLHQYSHKESELLKYAALLHEVGMFINRSGYHKHGQYIILHSGLAGFNSDEIVWLSNIVRYHRKSLPSLEHLHYNVLSPAERDKVNRLSAILRIAVGLDYARRHVVKSVSAEIKKDKVILYVHADEVPDVEIDFIRQNALEHFKFAFGLELKVEHQIKKNS
- a CDS encoding phytoene/squalene synthase family protein — encoded protein: MDALALYSQCCAKMAKLLTKEYSTSFSRAIHLLYPSLRKPIYAIYGFVRLADEIVDTFYHQDQKAVFEEFRKEVDKALRLKFSINPILHAFQEVVHLYNIPREYIDAFLHSMELDLTKHEYTDDEVAVYIYGSAEVVGLMCLCVFVTDEKEREVLIPYAKKLGSAFQKVNFLRDIQADLQIRKRVYIPKELLENGRITEKTKKRYEEILEQEFQEAQKGIDLLPKTCRKGVQIAHTYFYALFKKIQRKSVEEVLQKRIRINNFHKLTLLARASLLW